From Vicinamibacterales bacterium, a single genomic window includes:
- a CDS encoding 4Fe-4S binding protein, protein MLALSAVAGLGLSVVEGQPAADPWGFEEVAVETWADILGPQYLDIALLAAFLALALVSFTRKSVPLKLVTFALAIGYMGFAKSYLISITNIFSAIDWNWPVPKYNIAWYLFFGFTVVSTVLWGRLYCGRICAYGALTQTLDVILPATWRFDVPRSIEKRASLIKFGILFAVLGYYVLTHDLRIYQYVEPFWLFGLFGTTAMWVGVGALLLATVFVRNVYCRFLCPVGATLGLMSYLTVFRIKRWSECNTCKMCQKTCQWGAIEGPKILVTECVRCDDCERLYADTTKCPHWRIIEYNSKKITILPLQPVR, encoded by the coding sequence ATGCTGGCCCTGAGCGCAGTCGCAGGGCTTGGCCTGAGCGTAGTCGAAGGGCAGCCCGCGGCCGACCCCTGGGGGTTCGAGGAAGTGGCGGTCGAGACGTGGGCCGACATCCTCGGTCCGCAATATCTCGACATCGCCCTGCTGGCCGCGTTTCTCGCGCTCGCGCTGGTCAGCTTCACGCGCAAGAGCGTGCCGCTGAAGCTGGTCACCTTCGCGCTCGCCATCGGCTACATGGGGTTCGCGAAGAGCTACCTCATCTCGATCACCAACATCTTCAGCGCCATCGACTGGAACTGGCCGGTTCCCAAGTACAACATCGCCTGGTACCTGTTCTTCGGCTTCACCGTGGTGTCCACGGTGCTGTGGGGACGGTTGTATTGCGGGCGCATCTGCGCCTACGGCGCGCTCACGCAGACGCTTGACGTCATCCTGCCGGCGACGTGGCGCTTCGACGTGCCGCGGTCGATCGAGAAGCGCGCCAGCCTGATCAAGTTCGGCATCCTGTTCGCCGTGCTCGGTTACTACGTCCTCACCCACGACCTGCGGATCTACCAGTACGTTGAGCCGTTCTGGCTGTTCGGGCTGTTCGGGACCACGGCGATGTGGGTTGGCGTCGGGGCGTTGCTGCTGGCGACGGTGTTCGTCCGCAACGTCTACTGCCGCTTCCTGTGCCCGGTCGGCGCGACCCTCGGCCTGATGTCGTACCTCACGGTGTTCCGCATCAAGCGCTGGTCGGAATGCAACACCTGCAAGATGTGCCAGAAGACCTGCCAGTGGGGGGCCATCGAGGGGCCGAAGATCCTGGTGACCGAGTGCGTCCGCTGCGACGACTGCGAGCGGCTCTACGCCGACACCACGAAGTGCCCACACTGGCGCATCATCGAATACAACTCGAAGAAGATCACGATCCTGCCGCTCCAGCCGGTCCGGTGA
- a CDS encoding YbhB/YbcL family Raf kinase inhibitor-like protein → MIRQTVFVAALAMMAGGSLLAQAPAPAPGAQPVARPAPGPGLTLTTTAFEDGGVIPNKFTSADPKGVSPHLTWTNVPANTVSFALIFHDPDVAIQRKVDDVLHGMWFNIPGTARELAEGLPAGPALPDGTIQAKNLRGQNAYMGPGAGAAGPMHHYTWELFALDIKLELTADATRADVLKAIDGHILGKAVLMGRFKRPAQ, encoded by the coding sequence ATGATTCGTCAGACTGTGTTCGTCGCCGCCCTGGCCATGATGGCCGGCGGTTCGCTCCTGGCTCAAGCTCCCGCGCCGGCGCCGGGCGCCCAGCCCGTCGCCCGCCCGGCACCGGGTCCGGGACTCACGCTCACCACGACCGCGTTCGAGGATGGCGGCGTCATCCCGAACAAGTTCACGTCGGCCGACCCCAAGGGTGTGTCGCCGCACCTGACCTGGACCAACGTGCCGGCCAACACCGTCAGCTTCGCCCTGATCTTCCACGACCCGGACGTGGCGATTCAGCGCAAGGTGGACGATGTGCTGCACGGCATGTGGTTCAACATTCCCGGCACGGCGCGGGAACTGGCGGAGGGGCTGCCGGCGGGCCCGGCGCTGCCGGATGGGACCATCCAGGCGAAGAACCTGCGCGGCCAGAATGCCTACATGGGACCGGGCGCGGGCGCCGCGGGTCCGATGCATCACTACACGTGGGAACTGTTCGCGCTCGACATCAAGCTCGAGCTGACGGCTGATGCGACGCGCGCGGATGTGCTGAAGGCGATCGACGGCCACATCCTCGGCAAGGCCGTGCTGATGGGCCGCTTCAAGCGTCCGGCGCAGTAG
- a CDS encoding D-aminoacylase: MRRFTVALVVLSAAAHLASQTAAPLDLVIRGGRVIDGTGSPARDADIGVRNGRIVAVGRITDTAKATIDATGLVVAPGFIDVHTHVDEIATQPAIPHFVRMGVTTVVAGNCGSSALDVAKAFTEIETARPALNYATLIGHNTVRREAMGTANRQATPDELRTMEALVQKAMRDGAVGFSTGLQYVPGTYAETAEIVALAKVAAANRGLYATHMRNEGTELEKAVAESIHIAESARLPLEISHLKVDAPSRWGSSAKALEMMDAARARGVRVNADQYVYDAASSNLGIRFPSWALEGGQERINQRLQDETTWQKIRAEMRELIRERGLEDYNFARIAEYRADRSLNGLTIPQATQKALGKTDLATQQEMMRRMLMAGGASMVYHFMGDDDIARILRHPMVSIASDSGLNTFGEGVPHPRGYGNAVRALGLYVRERKVISLEEAVRKMTSLPADQFSFTDRGRLAPGMAADIVIFDAATVGDVATYSAPHAYPSGISYVIVNGTTVVSGGRQTDARPG; encoded by the coding sequence ATGCGTCGATTCACAGTCGCCCTTGTTGTCCTGTCTGCTGCCGCCCATCTGGCGTCTCAAACTGCGGCCCCACTTGATCTGGTCATCCGCGGCGGACGCGTGATCGATGGCACGGGCTCGCCGGCCCGGGATGCCGACATCGGCGTCCGCAACGGCCGCATTGTCGCCGTCGGGCGGATCACCGATACCGCCAAGGCCACCATCGACGCCACGGGCCTGGTCGTCGCGCCCGGCTTCATCGACGTCCACACCCACGTCGACGAAATCGCGACCCAGCCTGCCATTCCCCACTTCGTCCGCATGGGCGTCACCACCGTGGTGGCCGGCAACTGCGGCTCATCCGCGTTGGACGTCGCCAAGGCGTTCACGGAGATCGAGACCGCGAGGCCCGCGCTCAACTACGCGACGCTCATCGGCCATAACACGGTCCGCCGCGAGGCGATGGGCACCGCCAATCGGCAGGCGACGCCGGATGAACTGCGGACGATGGAGGCCCTGGTCCAGAAGGCGATGCGCGACGGCGCCGTCGGATTCTCCACCGGCCTTCAGTACGTCCCGGGCACCTACGCGGAAACCGCGGAGATCGTCGCGCTCGCGAAGGTCGCCGCGGCCAACCGCGGTTTGTATGCCACGCACATGCGCAACGAGGGCACCGAACTCGAGAAGGCGGTCGCCGAGTCGATTCACATCGCGGAATCGGCCAGGTTGCCGCTCGAGATCTCCCACTTGAAGGTGGATGCGCCCAGCCGCTGGGGATCGAGCGCGAAGGCCCTCGAGATGATGGACGCCGCGCGCGCCCGGGGCGTGCGCGTGAACGCCGACCAGTATGTCTACGATGCGGCGAGCTCCAACCTCGGCATCCGCTTTCCGTCGTGGGCGCTCGAGGGCGGGCAGGAGAGGATCAACCAGCGGCTGCAAGACGAGACGACGTGGCAGAAGATTCGCGCCGAGATGCGCGAACTGATTCGCGAGCGCGGCCTCGAAGACTACAACTTCGCCCGCATCGCCGAATACCGCGCCGACCGCTCGCTGAACGGCCTCACCATCCCGCAGGCCACGCAGAAGGCGCTCGGCAAGACCGACCTGGCCACGCAGCAGGAAATGATGCGCCGCATGCTGATGGCCGGCGGCGCCTCGATGGTCTATCACTTCATGGGCGACGACGACATCGCGCGCATCCTGCGGCATCCCATGGTGTCGATCGCCTCCGACAGCGGGCTCAACACCTTCGGCGAAGGCGTGCCGCACCCGCGCGGCTATGGCAACGCCGTGCGCGCGCTCGGCCTCTACGTGCGCGAGCGCAAGGTGATCAGCCTCGAAGAAGCGGTGCGCAAGATGACGTCGCTCCCGGCGGATCAATTCAGCTTCACGGATCGCGGGCGCCTCGCCCCCGGCATGGCCGCCGACATCGTCATCTTCGATGCGGCGACCGTGGGCGACGTCGCGACCTATTCAGCGCCGCACGCCTATCCGTCTGGCATCAGCTACGTGATTGTGAACGGCACGACAGTGGTCAGCGGCGGCAGGCAGACCGACGCGCGTCCGGGACA
- a CDS encoding cytochrome c-type biogenesis protein CcmH, whose amino-acid sequence MGRHTFALLAVLLLGGSAALAQTPPNVDAAADQVFNRVMSPYCPGRVLATCPSGAAEVLRQEVRRDLEAGKSPETIEAGLYQRFGESIRGLPRTDGIGLLAWVFPAAVFTLTGIWLVVWLRRPHRGDEASGDLKAPAASPAILERLEDELADLS is encoded by the coding sequence ATGGGCAGGCACACCTTCGCTCTCCTCGCCGTCCTCCTCCTGGGTGGTTCCGCGGCGCTCGCGCAAACACCGCCGAACGTCGATGCGGCCGCCGATCAGGTCTTCAACCGGGTCATGAGTCCGTACTGCCCGGGCCGGGTGCTGGCCACCTGCCCGTCGGGCGCCGCGGAAGTGCTGCGGCAGGAAGTGCGGCGCGACCTCGAAGCGGGCAAGTCGCCGGAGACCATCGAAGCGGGCCTGTATCAGCGCTTCGGCGAGTCCATCCGCGGCCTGCCGCGCACCGACGGCATCGGGCTGCTCGCCTGGGTGTTTCCCGCCGCCGTGTTCACGCTGACCGGGATTTGGCTGGTGGTGTGGCTGCGCCGGCCGCACCGGGGGGACGAGGCGAGCGGCGACCTGAAGGCGCCGGCGGCATCACCGGCCATCCTCGAACGCCTCGAAGACGAACTCGCCGACCTGTCGTAG
- a CDS encoding cation:dicarboxylase symporter family transporter: MSITAAPSKPRISATTQIMIGLIVGLIVGYVISITDKSVAEYIRPFSLIFIRMIRMIIAPLLFGTLVAGIAGAGHFKDVGRMGLRAMIYFEVVTTVALLIGLLAVNIMQPGVGMVLPAPAGAPPISAVAQTWDQILLHMVPTSVIEAMATGDVLQIVVFSIVFAIGLGMVGEKGKPMIEWCESLTETMFKVTNIVMLYAPFGVGAAIAYTIGTSGLVVLQNLAYLVFTLYVALVIFFTLVLVPVMLMFRIPIGGFLKAIKEPALIAFSTTSSEAALPRAMECVEAFGVPRRIVSFILPLGYSFNLDGSTLYLSLAAVFVAQAAGVELTIGQQVTMLLTLMLTSKGVAGVPRASLVILAATLASYNLPLEGVTLILGVDALMDMGRTMTNVVGNCLASVVVAKWEGEFKPQPVNS; this comes from the coding sequence ATGTCGATCACAGCCGCCCCCTCGAAACCCCGGATTTCCGCGACCACCCAGATCATGATCGGCCTGATCGTCGGCCTGATCGTCGGCTACGTCATCAGCATCACCGACAAGAGCGTGGCCGAGTACATCCGGCCGTTCAGCCTGATCTTCATCCGCATGATCCGGATGATCATCGCGCCGCTGCTGTTCGGCACGCTGGTGGCGGGCATCGCCGGCGCCGGCCACTTCAAGGACGTCGGCCGCATGGGCCTGCGCGCGATGATTTACTTCGAGGTGGTGACCACGGTGGCGCTGCTGATTGGCCTGCTGGCCGTCAACATCATGCAGCCGGGCGTGGGCATGGTGCTGCCAGCGCCGGCTGGGGCGCCGCCGATCAGCGCCGTCGCGCAGACGTGGGATCAGATCCTCCTGCATATGGTCCCGACCTCGGTCATTGAGGCGATGGCGACTGGCGACGTGCTGCAAATCGTGGTCTTCAGCATCGTCTTTGCGATTGGCCTCGGCATGGTGGGCGAGAAGGGCAAGCCCATGATCGAATGGTGCGAGTCGCTCACCGAGACGATGTTCAAGGTCACTAACATCGTCATGCTGTATGCGCCGTTCGGCGTCGGCGCCGCCATTGCCTACACCATCGGCACCAGCGGGCTGGTCGTGCTGCAGAACCTCGCCTACCTGGTGTTCACCCTCTACGTGGCGCTCGTGATCTTCTTCACGCTGGTGTTGGTGCCGGTGATGCTGATGTTCCGCATCCCGATCGGTGGGTTCCTCAAGGCGATCAAGGAGCCGGCCCTGATCGCGTTCTCCACGACCTCGAGCGAAGCCGCGCTGCCGCGCGCGATGGAATGCGTCGAGGCCTTCGGCGTGCCGCGCCGCATCGTCTCGTTCATCTTGCCGCTCGGCTACAGCTTCAACCTGGACGGCAGCACGCTCTACCTGTCCCTGGCCGCCGTGTTCGTCGCGCAGGCCGCGGGCGTCGAGCTGACCATTGGCCAGCAGGTGACGATGCTGTTGACGCTGATGCTCACGAGCAAGGGGGTGGCCGGCGTGCCGCGAGCATCGCTGGTGATTCTTGCCGCGACGCTCGCCAGCTACAACCTGCCGCTTGAAGGGGTCACCTTGATCCTCGGCGTGGATGCCCTGATGGACATGGGCCGCACGATGACCAACGTGGTCGGCAACTGCCTCGCGTCGGTGGTGGTAGCGAAGTGGGAAGGCGAGTTCAAGCCGCAGCCGGTCAACAGCTAG
- a CDS encoding methyltransferase domain-containing protein yields the protein MRDRKELAMVTKYTVTALVMACATAGVIKAQQPPGAKPDHMQHRFDDPSKFAKSFDDPARDAWQMPSKVIDALALKGGMAVADIGAGTGYFSMRLAKVAADLTVYAVDIEPAMVEHLKARATSEHLMNVVPVLAGAAGPNLPKPVDVVLIVDTYHHIPNRPAYFRDLRKSLTAAGRVAIVDFRKDAPEGPPVEFRFTAEQIEAEMKQAGFRLEAKHGFLPRQHFLVFR from the coding sequence TTGCGCGATCGAAAGGAACTGGCGATGGTGACGAAGTACACGGTGACGGCTCTCGTGATGGCGTGCGCGACCGCGGGCGTGATCAAGGCCCAGCAGCCGCCCGGCGCGAAGCCCGATCACATGCAGCATCGTTTCGATGACCCGTCGAAGTTTGCCAAGTCGTTCGACGATCCGGCGCGCGATGCGTGGCAAATGCCGTCGAAGGTGATCGACGCGCTGGCGTTGAAGGGCGGCATGGCGGTGGCCGACATTGGCGCCGGCACCGGCTATTTCAGCATGCGGCTGGCCAAGGTCGCGGCGGACCTCACGGTCTACGCCGTGGACATCGAACCCGCCATGGTGGAACACCTCAAGGCGCGGGCGACGTCGGAGCACCTGATGAACGTCGTGCCCGTGCTGGCGGGCGCCGCCGGGCCGAACCTGCCGAAGCCGGTTGACGTGGTGCTGATCGTTGACACCTACCATCACATTCCCAATCGCCCGGCCTACTTCCGCGACCTGAGGAAGTCGTTGACCGCGGCCGGCCGTGTGGCGATTGTCGATTTCCGCAAGGACGCACCCGAGGGGCCGCCGGTGGAATTCCGGTTCACCGCCGAGCAGATCGAGGCCGAGATGAAGCAGGCGGGCTTCCGCCTGGAGGCGAAGCACGGCTTCCTGCCGCGCCAGCACTTCCTGGTCTTCCGCTAG
- a CDS encoding DsrE family protein has translation MIKTLLALSFGVALVTNAAVAHAQTLPVPGVEAARDVPGAKELPNPAIVHKVVFDMATAGPKPTEVHPMLEAVARYVNTLAKTGVPAANRKVAVVFHQGATDYVMANEAYKARHDGQDNPNLSMMQALKKAGVDFRVCGQATLGRKIEAKEIMPEVQRDLWALTTIIALQQQGYVLIKP, from the coding sequence ATGATCAAGACCCTGCTGGCCCTGTCCTTCGGCGTGGCGCTCGTCACCAACGCCGCCGTCGCGCACGCGCAGACATTACCCGTGCCCGGTGTGGAGGCGGCGCGTGATGTTCCCGGTGCCAAGGAGTTGCCGAATCCGGCCATCGTCCACAAGGTGGTGTTCGACATGGCCACGGCCGGCCCGAAGCCCACGGAGGTGCACCCGATGTTGGAGGCGGTGGCGCGCTACGTGAACACGCTCGCGAAGACCGGCGTGCCGGCCGCCAACCGCAAGGTGGCGGTGGTGTTCCACCAGGGCGCCACCGACTACGTCATGGCCAATGAGGCGTACAAGGCACGGCACGACGGCCAGGACAACCCGAACCTCAGCATGATGCAGGCGCTCAAGAAGGCCGGCGTGGACTTCCGCGTCTGCGGCCAGGCCACGCTGGGCCGCAAGATCGAGGCCAAGGAGATCATGCCGGAAGTGCAGCGCGACCTGTGGGCGCTCACGACCATCATCGCCCTGCAGCAGCAGGGCTACGTGCTCATCAAGCCCTGA
- a CDS encoding FAD:protein FMN transferase, producing MRRLLAILALACAACATPSAPAAELVERSRIAMGSQLRLAAWTTDESAAAAAFEQVFREFDRLEALMSVWRPGSDVVRMNEAAGQAPVPVSAETLDVLAAARQASEWTGGKFDITFGALADIWKFDHDQDNVVPDRRAIEARLPLVDYRAVEIDRAAGTAYIRTPGARVHLGGIGKGYAVDRAAALLRARGFANFLIQSGGDLYVAGRNGEVPWKLGINDPRGPAGHSFATLELGDGTFSTSGDYERFFIKDGTRYHHLIDPDRGAPATGTRSVTIVADSAMLADVLSTGVFIMGPAGGMALIEQLPQVEGVIVTAANEVLVSSGLKGRLTLLAPPTR from the coding sequence ATGCGTCGCCTCCTCGCCATTCTCGCTCTCGCCTGCGCCGCGTGCGCCACGCCTTCTGCGCCTGCCGCCGAGCTGGTCGAGCGATCCCGGATTGCGATGGGCTCGCAGCTGCGCCTGGCCGCCTGGACGACCGACGAGAGCGCCGCCGCGGCGGCGTTCGAGCAGGTGTTTCGCGAGTTCGATCGCCTCGAGGCGCTGATGAGCGTGTGGCGGCCCGGCAGCGACGTGGTCCGCATGAATGAGGCCGCCGGCCAGGCGCCGGTCCCGGTCAGCGCGGAGACCCTCGATGTGCTGGCCGCGGCTCGCCAGGCCAGCGAGTGGACCGGCGGTAAGTTCGACATCACCTTCGGCGCGCTCGCCGACATCTGGAAGTTCGATCACGACCAGGACAACGTGGTCCCCGACCGGCGCGCGATCGAGGCGCGCCTGCCGCTGGTGGACTACCGGGCAGTCGAGATCGACCGCGCCGCCGGCACGGCCTACATCCGCACGCCCGGCGCCCGCGTCCATCTCGGCGGCATCGGCAAGGGCTACGCCGTCGATCGGGCCGCGGCGCTGCTGCGCGCCCGCGGCTTCGCCAACTTCCTGATCCAGAGCGGCGGCGACCTGTACGTCGCCGGCCGCAACGGCGAGGTGCCGTGGAAGCTCGGGATCAACGATCCGCGCGGACCGGCGGGACACAGCTTCGCGACCCTCGAGCTGGGCGACGGCACGTTCAGCACGTCAGGGGACTACGAGCGCTTCTTCATCAAGGACGGCACGCGCTACCACCACCTGATCGATCCGGATCGCGGCGCGCCGGCCACCGGCACCCGCAGCGTCACCATCGTCGCCGACAGCGCCATGCTGGCCGACGTGTTGTCCACCGGCGTGTTCATCATGGGGCCGGCCGGCGGCATGGCCCTGATCGAGCAGCTGCCCCAGGTGGAGGGCGTGATCGTGACCGCGGCCAACGAGGTGCTGGTGTCGAGCGGCCTCAAGGGCCGGCTCACCCTGCTCGCGCCGCCGACCCGCTAG
- a CDS encoding FMN-binding protein yields MKRFGVLILLLSTAGLVTIAAQAKRIFTNPRPEPHFKTLFPDAGGFSTFGGAPLHYKVYGVDPKTSPAAPPIGYIFWTTDLAPDERAYHGPIHFLVGMDTRGIIQGVVVDYNSEPYGYFSVDPPAFVAQFKNKSIRDPFRVGTDIAAVSRASITINGAARVLRDASRTMARAVLTPDQIKP; encoded by the coding sequence TTGAAACGATTCGGCGTCCTCATTCTGCTGCTCAGCACGGCCGGCCTGGTCACGATCGCGGCGCAAGCCAAGCGGATCTTCACGAATCCCCGCCCCGAGCCGCACTTCAAGACGCTGTTTCCGGACGCCGGCGGCTTTTCGACCTTCGGCGGCGCACCCCTGCACTACAAGGTTTACGGCGTCGACCCGAAGACCAGTCCGGCGGCGCCGCCGATCGGCTACATCTTCTGGACCACCGACCTGGCGCCCGACGAGCGCGCCTACCATGGCCCCATCCACTTCCTGGTCGGCATGGACACGCGGGGCATCATCCAGGGCGTGGTGGTGGACTACAACTCCGAGCCCTACGGCTATTTCTCGGTCGACCCGCCGGCGTTCGTGGCGCAGTTCAAGAACAAGAGCATTCGCGATCCGTTCCGCGTCGGCACCGACATCGCCGCGGTGTCCCGCGCCTCGATCACCATCAACGGCGCCGCCCGCGTGTTGCGTGACGCCTCGCGCACCATGGCCAGGGCCGTGCTCACGCCGGATCAGATCAAGCCGTGA
- a CDS encoding VOC family protein yields MTLIRISFLTGALLMSISAGAGAQTPTLPYDHIHLNVPDAAAASAWYEKNFGGTRITEAPNRIMYGSTRLMFLRSTTAQPSAGSAIDHLGFSVADLDAKMKELEAAGVKITTPARDVPGLFKLAFVEDPWGTRIEVVQDPELLGLHHIHMRGPDPEAVITWLLDKFGGKRQQLKGRIDAVRYDAGGFSSMWILVQKGEAEPSIGRAIDHIGWRSTGPLADTMNALTAKGVVATSQPRPLNLPNGPSINFAYVAGPAGARIELVERPGLKPGQ; encoded by the coding sequence ATGACCCTAATCCGCATCTCGTTCCTGACTGGCGCCCTCCTGATGTCGATCAGTGCCGGAGCCGGCGCCCAGACGCCGACCCTCCCGTACGATCACATCCACCTGAACGTGCCCGACGCCGCCGCGGCGTCCGCATGGTACGAGAAGAACTTCGGCGGCACGCGCATCACCGAGGCGCCGAACCGGATCATGTACGGCAGCACGCGCCTGATGTTCCTGCGCAGCACCACGGCCCAGCCGAGCGCCGGCAGCGCCATCGATCACCTCGGCTTCTCGGTCGCCGACCTCGACGCCAAGATGAAGGAACTGGAGGCCGCCGGGGTCAAGATCACGACGCCGGCGCGCGACGTGCCCGGCCTGTTCAAGCTGGCCTTCGTCGAAGACCCGTGGGGCACGCGCATTGAGGTGGTGCAGGACCCCGAGCTGCTCGGCCTGCACCACATCCACATGCGCGGGCCCGACCCCGAGGCCGTGATCACCTGGCTGCTCGACAAGTTCGGCGGCAAGCGCCAGCAGCTCAAGGGCCGCATCGACGCCGTGCGCTACGACGCCGGGGGCTTCAGCAGCATGTGGATCCTGGTGCAGAAGGGCGAGGCGGAGCCGAGCATCGGCCGCGCCATCGATCACATTGGCTGGCGCTCGACCGGGCCGCTCGCCGACACCATGAACGCGCTCACCGCCAAGGGCGTGGTGGCCACCAGCCAGCCGCGGCCGCTCAACCTGCCGAACGGGCCGTCGATCAATTTCGCGTATGTGGCGGGCCCGGCGGGCGCGCGCATCGAGCTGGTGGAGCGTCCCGGGCTCAAGCCCGGCCAATAG